One genomic segment of Primulina tabacum isolate GXHZ01 chromosome 9, ASM2559414v2, whole genome shotgun sequence includes these proteins:
- the LOC142555124 gene encoding ethylene-responsive transcription factor-like protein At4g13040, which yields MVSIRRRKLLGLCSGRSSFLAPLPQVAELGKIFENSVENTKSVGNYGLSTNGCYIPREETTLEDGPGKSNVSASSPLQDNIFQYSSEVKRRKRHRRKQVENQEPCIMRGVYFKNSKWQAAIKVDKKQIHLGTVGSQEEAARLYDRAAFMCGREPNFELSEEEKQQLRKFKWDEFLAFTRLTITNKKSQRTTPGSQRKLQNNELESGEQGHSSVSASDDDTSVP from the exons ATGGTGAGCATCCGGAGGCGCAAACTCTTAGGACTATGCTCTG GGAGAAGTTCTTTCTTGGCTCCACTGCCCCAAGTTGCCGAGCTTGgaaaaatttttgaaaactCCGTGGAGAACACAAAGTCTGTCGGCAATTATGGTCTGTCTACGAATGGCTGCTACATCCCAAGAGAA GAAACCACCTTGGAAGATGGGCCTGGTAAATCAAATGTGTCTGCATCAAGTCCATTGCAAGACAACATCTTTCAATACTCCTCTG AGGTTAAACGCAGAAAGCGTCATAGGAGAAAACAAGTTGAAAACCAAGAACCATGCATCATGCGAGGTGTCTATTTCAAGAATTCAAAATGGCAGGCTGCAATTAAAGTTGACAAGAAACAGATCCATTTGGGTACTGTTGGCTCTCAAGAAGAAGCTGCTCGGTTATACGACAG GGCTGCATTCATGTGTGGAAGGGAACCCAACTTCGAGCTATCAGAGGAGGAAAAGCAACAGCTTAGAAAATTTAAATGGGATGAGTTTCTAGCTTTTACTCGTTTAACAATAACCAACAAGA AAAGTCAGAGAACTACCCCTGGCTCTCAAAGAAAGTTGCAAAACAACGAATTGGAGAGTGGTGAGCAAGGACACAGCAGTGTTTCTGCTTCGGATGATGATACATCAGTCCCTTGA
- the LOC142555123 gene encoding uncharacterized protein LOC142555123, producing the protein MFLRLSTKLLNISIASLCRTKQLEKAEAAIIDGIRLGVVPDVVTYNTLIMGYCRIVGFEAGYSVIYRMKEAGVSPNVVTYNSLMAGATRGHTVSKCFDMFEEMLEMGIIPDVWTYNTLIHCLFKYGKPDEAYRVFHDILLHNIYPCQTTFNIMINGLCRNGYIKNALILFRNLEHGGCVPDIMTYNILINGLCKSEKWKDTMKLFEELRQSGCSPNAITYTTVMKCCFKRKNLREGLEIFSEMKNKGYAYDLFSYCTVVGALIKWGRTQEASKYVALMIKIGYQLDIASYNTLINMHCKSGKLENAYNLLNAAEESGLECDIYTHTILIDGLCKAGNISGAERHLNHLKTMGFYCLVAFNCFIDTLCKLGHIDYALQVFHSMDVKDSFTYSSLVHNLCKARRYRLASELLLSCIKAGLQILRSDKRAVIKGLTLTGSQRDVQKFKLKVRIAKLLSYQSTIDVISPYGKN; encoded by the coding sequence ATGTTTCTTAGATTATCAACTAAGCTGTTGAACATTTCGATAGCTTCCCTCTGTAGAACAAAGCAACTGGAGAAAGCAGAAGCTGCTATAATCGATGGCATTAGATTGGGAGTGGTACCAGATGTTGTGACTTACAATACTCTGATCATGGGGTATTGTCGTATTGTTGGGTTTGAAGCTGGTTACTCTGTTATTTACAGAATGAAGGAAGCTGGGGTGTCTCCAAATGTTGTTACATATAATTCATTGATGGCTGGTGCCACCAGGGGGCACACAGTGTCTAAatgttttgatatgtttgaAGAGATGCTTGAAATGGGAATTATTCCTGATGTATGGACTTATAACACATTGATCCACTGCCTTTTCAAATACGGAAAACCAGATGAAGCATACAGGGTTTTCCATGATATTCTCCTCCATAATATATATCCATGTCAAACTACATTCAACATTATGATAAATGGACTATGCAGGAATGGTTATATAAAGAATGCACTAATTTTATTTAGGAATTTGGAGCATGGTGGATGTGTTCCTGATATAATGACATACAATATTCTTATCAATGGTCTATGCAAGTCAGAAAAATGGAAAGACACAATGAAGCTTTTCGAGGAGCTTCGACAATCAGGTTGTTCCCCTAATGCTATTACCTATACCACAGTGATGAAATGCTGTTTTAAGCGTAAGAACCTCAGGGAAGGACTTGAAATCTTTTCGGAAATGAAGAATAAAGGGTACGCATATGATTTATTTTCGTATTGTACAGTGGTTGGGGCTTTGATAAAGTGGGGCAGGACCCAGGAAGCCAGTAAGTATGTTGCTCTCATGATTAAGATCGGGTACCAGCTTGATATCGCATCATATAACACCTTAATTAATATGCATTGTAAGTCAGGTAAACTAGAAAATGCCTACAACTTATTGAATGCGGCAGAAGAGAGTGGTCTGGAATGTGATATATATACCCATACCATCTTGATAGACGGACTTTGCAAGGCAGGAAATATTTCTGGTGCTGAGAGGCATCTAAACCATTTGAAAACAATGGGATTCTATTGCTTGGTAGCTTTTAATTGCTTTATTGATACTCTTTGTAAACTTGGCCACATAGATTATGCACTGCAAGTTTTTCACTCAATGGATGTAAAGGATTCCTTTACCTACTCTTCCTTGGTACACAATCTTTGCAAGGCTAGGAGGTACCGACTGGCTTCTGAACTCTTGCTATCTTGCATTAAAGCTGGTCTACAAATACTTAGATCAGACAAAAGGGCTGTTATTAAAGGCCTTACTCTTACAGGCTCCCAGAGGGATGTTCAAAAATTTAAGTTGAAAGTCCGGATAGCCAAGTTGTTGAGTTATCAATCAACCATTGATGTTATTTCTCCATATGGAAAGAATTAG